A genomic window from Streptomyces broussonetiae includes:
- a CDS encoding nickel transporter has protein sequence MRLRLPFVLGAVCALVLLAATGASAHPLGNFTVNRYDGLVVAPGQLRIDHAEDLAEIPATQAEPDIERLGMTRWARQRCERAARGSEVTVAGRRVPLTVRDATAALRPGQAGLHTVRVECRWTAPLPRAASVALGFRAATNWSGPGWREITARGDRTTLTGSDVPTTSVSHELTTYPKDLLSSPADTSTASLHVRPGGLALARERQDGPAAALLPRGADRWTQDLNGLVARHDLTLGFAALALLVAVVLGALHALAPGHGKTLMAATAVARGGRARLRDVLPLAASVTVTHTLGVVALGLLVTAGSAATPSVIAWLGLASGALVLAAGANLVRRAWRNRPRAHPHSSRHDHTHDHTHDHTHDHKHHHTHEHALTHTHGGHTHTHPTAPTLRGTVLLGFAGGLVPSPSAVVVLVGASALGKAWFGLLLVVAYGAGLALTLTAAGFAVVRLGSGATRVLTRRPRWSAHPLATLVRRALPLASALTVLALGAGLVLRGAASALG, from the coding sequence GTGAGGCTGCGGCTGCCGTTCGTCCTCGGCGCCGTGTGCGCCCTCGTGCTCCTGGCCGCCACCGGCGCGAGCGCGCATCCCCTCGGCAACTTCACGGTCAACCGGTACGACGGCCTGGTCGTCGCGCCGGGGCAGCTGCGGATCGACCATGCCGAGGACCTGGCCGAGATACCGGCGACCCAGGCCGAACCGGACATCGAGCGGCTGGGCATGACGCGCTGGGCCCGGCAGCGCTGCGAGCGGGCCGCCCGGGGCAGCGAGGTGACCGTGGCCGGGCGCCGGGTCCCTCTCACCGTGCGGGACGCCACGGCGGCCCTGCGCCCGGGCCAGGCAGGTCTGCACACCGTGCGCGTGGAGTGCCGCTGGACCGCTCCTCTCCCCCGGGCCGCCTCGGTCGCCCTCGGCTTCCGGGCCGCGACGAACTGGTCCGGTCCCGGCTGGCGGGAGATCACCGCACGCGGGGACCGTACGACGCTCACCGGGTCGGACGTGCCGACGACATCCGTCTCGCACGAACTCACCACCTACCCCAAGGACTTGCTGTCCTCACCGGCCGACACCTCCACCGCGTCCCTGCACGTGCGTCCCGGCGGCCTCGCCCTCGCCCGGGAGCGTCAGGACGGCCCGGCCGCCGCCCTGCTGCCCCGCGGCGCCGACCGCTGGACGCAGGACCTGAACGGCCTGGTGGCCCGCCACGATCTCACCCTCGGCTTCGCCGCCCTCGCGCTGCTCGTCGCGGTCGTCCTCGGTGCCCTGCACGCCCTCGCGCCGGGGCACGGCAAGACCCTGATGGCGGCCACGGCGGTGGCGCGCGGCGGGCGGGCCCGGCTCCGTGACGTCCTGCCGCTGGCGGCGTCCGTCACCGTCACCCACACCCTCGGCGTCGTCGCCCTGGGCCTGCTCGTCACCGCCGGCTCCGCCGCCACGCCGTCGGTGATCGCCTGGCTGGGCCTGGCGAGCGGCGCCCTGGTCCTGGCGGCGGGCGCGAACCTCGTACGGCGGGCATGGCGCAACCGGCCCCGCGCTCACCCGCACTCCTCTCGGCACGACCACACGCACGACCACACGCACGACCACACCCACGACCACAAGCACCACCACACGCACGAACACGCCCTGACGCACACCCATGGCGGGCACACCCACACCCACCCCACCGCGCCCACGCTCCGTGGCACCGTCCTGCTCGGCTTCGCCGGCGGGCTCGTGCCGAGTCCGTCCGCCGTGGTCGTGCTCGTCGGTGCGTCGGCGCTGGGCAAGGCCTGGTTCGGGCTGCTGCTCGTGGTGGCGTACGGCGCCGGGCTCGCGCTGACGCTCACCGCGGCCGGCTTCGCCGTGGTCCGGCTGGGTTCGGGGGCGACCCGGGTGCTGACGCGGCGCCCGCGCTGGAGCGCACACCCGCTGGCCACGCTGGTGCGCCGGGCCCTGCCGCTCGCGTCCGCGCTCACCGTCCTGGCCCTGGGGGCCGGATTGGTGCTCAGGGGGGCCGCATCCGCCCTCGGCTGA
- a CDS encoding sigma-70 family RNA polymerase sigma factor, which translates to MRGARGRAGCGEGARAQADELLVLVADGDHRAFEDLYTLVSGPVYGLVRRVVRDPAQSEEVAQEVLLELWRCAARFDPGRGSALSWILTLAHRRAVDRVRSARAAGEREQREALRGGEPAFDQVAEEVEAGLEREWVRRCLQRLTDLQRQSVTLAYYDGYTYREVAERLSLPLGTVKTRMRDGLTRLRQCLGGAA; encoded by the coding sequence ATGCGAGGAGCGCGGGGAAGGGCCGGCTGCGGGGAAGGGGCCCGTGCGCAGGCCGACGAGCTGCTGGTGCTCGTCGCGGACGGCGACCACAGGGCGTTCGAGGACCTGTACACCCTGGTGTCCGGACCGGTGTACGGACTGGTCCGGCGGGTGGTGCGCGATCCCGCCCAGTCCGAGGAGGTCGCCCAGGAGGTGCTGCTCGAGCTGTGGCGCTGCGCAGCGCGGTTCGACCCTGGCCGGGGCAGCGCGCTGTCCTGGATTCTCACCCTCGCTCACCGCCGCGCCGTCGACCGGGTGCGCAGTGCCCGCGCGGCCGGCGAACGCGAGCAACGCGAGGCGCTGCGCGGCGGGGAGCCCGCTTTCGACCAGGTCGCCGAGGAGGTCGAGGCGGGGCTGGAGCGCGAGTGGGTGCGCCGCTGTCTGCAGCGGCTCACGGACCTGCAGCGCCAGTCGGTGACCCTCGCCTACTACGACGGCTACACCTACCGTGAGGTGGCGGAGCGGCTCTCGCTGCCGCTCGGCACCGTCAAGACGCGGATGCGCGACGGACTCACCCGGCTGCGCCAGTGCCTGGGAGGCGCCGCATGA
- a CDS encoding glycosyltransferase family 2 protein, whose protein sequence is MRDPGISAVICVYTEDRWEDILAAVSSVRAQSYPALETLLVVDHNPALKDRLAREYRAAEDVRVLPNAGPRGLSAGRNTGIAASHGDVIAFLDDDAVAERDWLRRFAEGYADPRVMAVGGRTVPVWASGRRPAWFPEEFDWVVGCTYKGLPPGRVRVRNVLGGNASFRRTAFDAAGGFATGIGRDGDRRPLGCEETELCIRLTRARPDAVLLIDDRAVIHHRVPAPREHFAYFRTRAYAEGLSKALVARSVGAGKGLESERRYTTRVLPAGVARGLRDALLARPGGAGRAAAIVAGVLTAAGGYAVGTVRARRGGAAFSVTRIEESTTPSRTGGTTAQQPEETGAFPVKEAGAAPAEEAGTVAAGQAQARGALGVEEVGHE, encoded by the coding sequence TTGAGAGATCCCGGCATCTCCGCCGTGATCTGCGTGTACACCGAGGACCGCTGGGAGGACATCCTCGCGGCGGTCTCCTCGGTGCGCGCGCAGTCGTATCCGGCGCTGGAGACACTCCTGGTCGTGGACCACAACCCGGCCCTCAAGGACCGGCTGGCCCGTGAGTACAGGGCGGCCGAGGACGTCCGGGTGCTGCCCAACGCGGGCCCGCGCGGACTGTCCGCAGGGCGCAACACCGGCATCGCCGCCTCCCACGGCGACGTGATCGCCTTCCTGGACGACGACGCCGTGGCCGAACGCGACTGGCTGCGCCGCTTCGCCGAGGGGTACGCCGACCCGCGCGTCATGGCGGTCGGCGGGCGTACGGTGCCCGTCTGGGCGTCGGGCCGGCGGCCGGCCTGGTTCCCGGAGGAGTTCGACTGGGTGGTGGGCTGCACCTACAAGGGGCTGCCGCCGGGCCGGGTCCGGGTCCGCAACGTCCTCGGCGGAAACGCCTCGTTCCGGCGTACGGCGTTCGACGCGGCGGGCGGCTTCGCGACCGGTATCGGCCGCGACGGCGACCGGCGTCCACTGGGCTGCGAGGAGACGGAGCTGTGCATCCGCCTCACCCGCGCCCGCCCCGACGCGGTCCTGCTCATCGACGACCGCGCGGTCATCCACCACCGGGTGCCCGCGCCCCGCGAGCACTTCGCCTACTTCCGCACCCGCGCCTACGCCGAGGGCCTGTCCAAGGCGCTGGTCGCCCGCAGCGTCGGCGCCGGCAAGGGCCTGGAGTCCGAACGCCGGTACACCACAAGGGTGTTGCCGGCCGGAGTCGCCCGTGGCCTGCGGGACGCCCTGCTGGCCCGCCCGGGCGGCGCGGGCCGCGCGGCCGCCATCGTCGCCGGGGTACTCACCGCGGCGGGCGGCTACGCGGTGGGCACCGTACGAGCACGCCGGGGCGGCGCCGCGTTCTCGGTGACCCGGATCGAGGAGAGCACGACACCGTCTCGAACCGGGGGAACCACCGCACAACAACCCGAGGAGACGGGGGCCTTCCCGGTCAAGGAGGCAGGGGCCGCCCCGGCCGAGGAGGCCGGGACTGTCGCCGCAGGGCAGGCTCAGGCGCGTGGGGCCCTTGGAGTTGAGGAGGTCGGCCATGAATGA
- a CDS encoding tetratricopeptide repeat protein: MGPRTQDDDEQGGNGVDIAVPGPCHTDEHSAAAGPDGPALHDSEAPTATGARPCEATGAKPSKATGSESSEATGSEESAPHARDERVTAVRRVAAAGRRWRSFQVGGSAVLLAMALTGGAIAVGADRAPVSGPAASSAVDPGVLGNGTLDASIAAIQAHLRTQPKDSGSWATLGLAYVEQARTKGDPSRYPQADKALSRSLTLAPDNDQALAGRAALAAARHHFADALTYADQALRQNPYSERALSSRIDALVELGRYAEASQAAETADARKPGVPVFTRYAYVHELRGDVATARRVLQQALSGATSPGDVAYVATQLGQLAWNQGDYKTALTYYARALAADDTYLPALEGRARAQAASGERAAAIRGMEAVVSRCPLPGPLVELGELYEARGAAGDRARARRQYDLVNAWTALARANGVNADLDTALAAADHGDRAAALRAARAEWARRHTVHTADALAWALHVNGCDQEALSYARQATATGYRNAVFRYHRGMIELATGHRAAGRASLASALELNPGFSPLGAAQARTALEAAK, from the coding sequence ATGGGCCCGCGTACACAGGACGACGACGAGCAGGGCGGGAACGGAGTGGACATCGCGGTGCCCGGCCCGTGCCACACCGACGAGCACTCGGCCGCCGCCGGACCCGACGGGCCCGCGCTCCACGACTCCGAGGCTCCCACGGCCACCGGCGCAAGGCCTTGCGAGGCCACCGGCGCAAAGCCTTCCAAGGCAACCGGTTCCGAGTCTTCCGAGGCGACCGGCTCCGAGGAGTCCGCTCCCCACGCCCGCGACGAACGCGTCACCGCCGTACGGCGCGTCGCCGCTGCCGGTCGGCGCTGGCGGTCCTTTCAAGTCGGCGGCTCCGCCGTGTTGTTGGCGATGGCCCTGACCGGTGGTGCGATCGCCGTCGGTGCGGACCGGGCACCCGTGTCCGGTCCGGCGGCATCCAGTGCCGTGGACCCCGGGGTCCTGGGCAACGGCACTCTGGACGCGAGCATCGCCGCGATCCAGGCGCACCTGCGTACCCAGCCCAAGGACTCCGGCAGCTGGGCCACACTCGGTCTCGCCTATGTCGAGCAGGCCCGGACCAAGGGGGACCCCTCCCGGTATCCCCAGGCGGACAAGGCGCTGAGCCGCTCCCTGACGCTGGCCCCGGACAACGATCAGGCCCTGGCCGGCCGCGCCGCCCTGGCCGCCGCACGGCACCACTTCGCGGACGCGCTGACCTACGCGGACCAGGCCCTGCGGCAGAACCCGTACAGCGAGCGCGCGCTGTCCTCCCGTATCGACGCCCTGGTCGAACTCGGCCGGTACGCCGAGGCGTCGCAGGCCGCCGAGACCGCGGACGCCCGCAAGCCGGGCGTCCCGGTCTTCACGCGGTACGCGTACGTGCACGAGCTGCGCGGAGACGTGGCCACCGCCCGCCGGGTCCTCCAGCAGGCGCTGTCCGGCGCCACCTCGCCCGGCGACGTCGCCTACGTGGCCACCCAGCTCGGCCAACTCGCCTGGAACCAGGGCGACTACAAGACCGCCCTCACCTACTACGCCCGTGCCCTCGCCGCCGACGACACATATCTTCCCGCGCTGGAGGGCCGGGCCCGGGCGCAGGCCGCGAGCGGTGAGCGCGCCGCGGCGATCAGGGGCATGGAGGCGGTGGTGTCCCGCTGTCCGCTGCCGGGCCCGCTCGTCGAACTGGGCGAGCTGTACGAGGCCCGGGGCGCGGCCGGCGACCGGGCCAGGGCGCGGCGGCAGTACGACCTGGTGAACGCCTGGACCGCGCTGGCCCGGGCCAACGGTGTGAACGCCGACCTGGACACCGCGCTGGCCGCCGCCGACCACGGCGACAGGGCGGCGGCCCTGCGCGCGGCCCGCGCCGAATGGGCCCGCCGGCACACCGTGCACACCGCTGACGCGCTCGCCTGGGCCCTGCACGTCAACGGCTGTGACCAGGAGGCCCTTTCGTACGCCCGGCAGGCCACGGCAACCGGCTACCGCAACGCCGTCTTCCGCTACCACCGCGGCATGATCGAGCTGGCCACCGGCCACCGCGCGGCCGGCCGCGCCTCGCTGGCCTCGGCCCTCGAGCTGAACCCCGGCTTCTCCCCCCTGGGCGCGGCCCAGGCCCGTACGGCGCTGGAGGCCGCGAAGTGA
- a CDS encoding DUF4331 domain-containing protein yields the protein MKPLFSRSGTVRRGLVTLLCGALTAGGLAAVGTAALAPGAASASSHREAPLISGTPQYDNTDLYAFVSPDKPDTTTIVADWIPFEEPAGGPNFYTFADDAQYDLHIDNNGDAQDDLLFRYTFKTHTKNGRTFLYNTGVVKSLDDPNLNITQTYDIELIRLKHERVVYRTKLAHDVPVAPSDVGKASMPDYAKLRSQAVHRTAGGGTTFAGQADDPFFADLRVFDLLYGGNLSEVGNDTLKGYNVNTIALQVPTALIRESAGQPVVGVWSTTQRRNAQGYYTQVSRLGNPLVNEVVNPQKDKDRFNASQPAYDAQFLKNVTNPELPRLIEQIYKIKAPSEPRNDLVDVFLKGVKGLNQPPGVRPSEQLRLNTSIKPSMHPKRLGVLDGDNAGFPNGRRLGDDVVDEALQVMEGELVGSKNDLGDGVDKNDQNFEKYFPYVAEPTSGSRGPLAKGTTSGTDVRSQLGDALQPAGSSGSDNTVLIAASAASGAAGILLLGTAFAWWRRRIQRPY from the coding sequence ATGAAACCTCTCTTCTCCAGAAGCGGCACGGTACGCAGGGGCCTGGTCACGCTCCTGTGCGGTGCGCTGACGGCGGGCGGACTCGCCGCCGTCGGCACCGCCGCGCTGGCCCCCGGGGCGGCCTCCGCCTCCTCGCACCGGGAAGCACCGCTGATCTCGGGGACCCCGCAGTACGACAACACGGACCTGTACGCGTTCGTCAGCCCGGACAAGCCCGACACGACGACGATCGTGGCCGACTGGATCCCGTTCGAGGAGCCGGCGGGCGGACCGAACTTCTACACGTTCGCCGACGACGCCCAGTACGACCTGCACATCGACAACAACGGCGACGCGCAGGACGACCTGCTCTTCCGCTACACGTTCAAGACGCACACGAAGAACGGCAGGACGTTCCTCTACAACACCGGCGTCGTGAAGAGCCTCGACGACCCGAACCTCAACATCACGCAGACCTACGACATCGAGCTGATCCGGCTGAAGCACGAGCGGGTGGTGTACCGGACCAAGCTCGCGCACGACGTGCCGGTGGCGCCGTCGGACGTCGGCAAGGCCTCCATGCCCGACTACGCCAAGCTTCGCTCGCAGGCCGTCCACCGGACGGCGGGCGGCGGCACGACCTTCGCCGGGCAGGCGGACGACCCGTTCTTCGCCGACCTGCGCGTCTTCGACCTGCTGTACGGCGGCAACCTCAGCGAGGTCGGCAACGACACCCTCAAGGGCTACAACGTCAACACCATCGCCCTGCAGGTGCCCACCGCCCTGATCCGCGAGTCGGCCGGCCAGCCGGTGGTCGGTGTCTGGTCCACGACCCAGCGCCGTAACGCGCAGGGCTATTACACCCAGGTCTCCCGCCTGGGCAACCCGCTGGTCAACGAGGTCGTGAACCCGCAGAAGGACAAGGACAGGTTCAACGCCTCGCAGCCCGCGTACGACGCACAGTTCCTGAAGAACGTCACCAACCCCGAGCTGCCCAGGCTCATCGAGCAGATCTACAAGATCAAGGCGCCGAGCGAGCCGCGCAACGACCTCGTCGACGTGTTCCTGAAGGGCGTCAAGGGCCTCAACCAGCCGCCGGGCGTGCGGCCTTCGGAGCAGCTGCGTCTGAACACCTCGATCAAGCCGAGCATGCACCCCAAGCGGCTCGGCGTCCTGGACGGCGACAACGCCGGGTTTCCGAACGGGCGCCGGCTCGGCGACGACGTGGTGGACGAGGCACTCCAGGTGATGGAAGGTGAACTCGTCGGCTCCAAGAACGACTTGGGCGATGGGGTCGACAAGAACGACCAGAACTTCGAGAAGTACTTCCCGTACGTCGCCGAGCCGACCTCCGGCTCTCGCGGCCCGCTCGCCAAGGGCACGACCTCCGGCACGGACGTGCGCAGCCAGCTCGGCGACGCCCTCCAGCCGGCCGGGTCCAGCGGCTCCGACAACACCGTGCTGATCGCCGCCTCGGCGGCCTCGGGCGCAGCCGGGATCCTGCTGCTCGGCACCGCCTTCGCCTGGTGGCGCCGTCGCATCCAGCGCCCCTACTGA
- a CDS encoding glycosyltransferase family 2 protein translates to MSSVLRPLSSGQDPSIAAHYRPISSHLAITPPVSVVIPAMNEAENLPYVFKTLPDWIHEVVLVDGNSTDDTVEVARSLWPGVKVVEQRGKGKGDALITGFEACGGDIIVMVDADGSADGGEIVSYVSALVSGADFAKGSRFANGGGTDDMTFIRKLGNRALCAVVNRKFGARYTDLCYGYNAFWRHCLDKIDLDCTGFEVETLMNIRVVKAGLKVQEIPSHEYLRIHGTSNLRAVRDGIRVLKVILGERSNRRELRRQEHHSPMLDAVRGELS, encoded by the coding sequence ATGAGTTCTGTTCTGCGCCCGCTGAGTTCGGGGCAAGATCCGTCGATCGCCGCACACTACCGGCCGATCTCCTCTCATCTTGCGATCACTCCGCCGGTGAGCGTGGTGATTCCTGCCATGAATGAGGCGGAGAATCTGCCCTACGTCTTCAAGACCCTTCCGGACTGGATACACGAAGTCGTTCTGGTGGACGGCAATTCCACGGACGACACGGTCGAGGTGGCCCGGTCCCTGTGGCCCGGTGTCAAGGTCGTCGAACAGCGGGGCAAGGGCAAAGGGGATGCCCTGATCACCGGGTTCGAGGCGTGCGGCGGCGACATCATCGTGATGGTCGACGCGGACGGCTCGGCCGACGGCGGGGAGATCGTGTCGTACGTCTCCGCGCTCGTCTCCGGCGCCGACTTCGCCAAGGGCTCGCGCTTCGCCAACGGCGGCGGCACCGACGACATGACCTTCATCCGCAAGCTGGGCAACCGGGCGCTGTGCGCCGTGGTCAACCGCAAATTCGGAGCGCGCTACACCGACCTGTGCTACGGCTACAACGCCTTCTGGCGGCACTGCCTCGACAAGATCGACCTCGACTGCACCGGCTTCGAGGTCGAGACGCTGATGAACATCAGAGTGGTCAAGGCGGGTCTGAAGGTCCAGGAGATCCCGAGCCACGAGTACCTCCGCATCCACGGCACCAGCAATCTGCGCGCCGTACGGGACGGTATCCGGGTGCTCAAGGTCATCCTCGGGGAACGTTCCAACCGGCGTGAACTGCGCCGCCAGGAACACCACTCGCCGATGCTCGACGCGGTCCGGGGAGAGCTGTCTTGA
- a CDS encoding anti-sigma factor, with protein MSILGRLTGHGDPHSLAAPYVLDALEPGERRRFAKHLRDCERCATEVRALAEDAVRLAWSTAAPAPAALRDRVLAAVRAIPQEPAPDRASQHAERERNRSRERTSPLPPHVWGTQPPPGRARTPRTRPLFVPLATATAAAALVVASLFAVQAHHVQGRLDAAQVRAREMAHVLAAPDARATNSKDAQGRGIGVIASASEREAVVTLSGYGAPPDGRVRQLWLMRPRAQPRSLGLFAGDTPLLAKGLDLASTSLAVTVESDGGSAQPTGQPIVQLTLKSVGFGE; from the coding sequence ATGAGCATCCTCGGCAGGCTGACCGGCCATGGCGACCCGCACTCCCTCGCCGCCCCCTATGTGCTCGACGCCCTCGAGCCCGGCGAGCGGCGCCGGTTCGCGAAACATCTGCGGGACTGCGAGCGCTGCGCCACCGAGGTGCGGGCCCTGGCCGAGGACGCGGTGCGCCTCGCCTGGTCCACGGCCGCCCCCGCGCCCGCCGCGCTGCGGGACCGGGTGCTGGCCGCCGTACGCGCCATCCCGCAGGAGCCCGCCCCGGACCGGGCGTCGCAGCACGCGGAGCGCGAGCGGAACCGGTCGCGGGAGCGTACGTCCCCGCTGCCGCCGCACGTCTGGGGAACCCAGCCCCCACCGGGACGCGCCCGCACGCCCCGCACACGCCCCCTGTTCGTGCCGCTCGCCACGGCCACCGCCGCGGCCGCCCTCGTCGTGGCCTCCCTGTTCGCGGTCCAGGCGCACCACGTCCAGGGCCGGCTCGACGCCGCGCAGGTGCGGGCACGTGAGATGGCCCACGTTCTGGCCGCTCCCGACGCCCGCGCCACGAACAGCAAGGACGCACAGGGCCGCGGTATCGGAGTGATCGCTTCCGCCTCGGAGCGGGAAGCCGTCGTCACCCTCAGCGGATACGGCGCCCCGCCGGACGGGCGCGTACGCCAGCTCTGGCTCATGCGCCCTCGTGCGCAACCGCGCTCCCTCGGGCTCTTCGCGGGCGACACGCCCCTGCTCGCCAAGGGGCTCGACCTCGCCTCGACGTCACTCGCCGTGACCGTCGAGTCTGATGGCGGCTCAGCGCAGCCCACCGGCCAGCCCATTGTCCAACTCACCCTGAAATCGGTCGGATTCGGAGAGTAG
- a CDS encoding serine/threonine-protein kinase, with the protein MSGEPGRDRVIAGRYRLLSPLGEGGMGTVWRARDEVLHREVAVKEVRAPAGLPAFDVERMYARLEREAWAAARVTNRNVVTVYDVALEGGRPWIVMELVRGLSLADQLEAQGPMPAQRAAYIGAEVLSALRAAHAAGVLHRDVKPANVLLANDGRVVLTDFGIASVEGSSAITMTGEVVGSPEFLAPERALGQTPGPASDLWSLGVLLYAAVEGVSPFRYDTPLGTLRAVVDEELPPARRAGPLAPVIEGLLRKDPAERLDAERAERELRIVAAGGAPSGEGAPRADTQPWRSAYAAQVAGQEPWSPRPPSATPPLPQPAGPASDPASTRSDPPGRGRGAVVALVAGLLALVLALAGLTYALMHRTSGNDQAGGGPSTAKTSSHPPRDATDSGTGSPSASQSSTSSSTRPAQSVQVTLTGANTAYSGPCPPPSARAPAFTATFTVGRVPAQVEYRWVLTHGSVADPGWQTLSFAADDARTQRVRVTVSAYPGSTGSATVGNAISVEVRAPVRTASDPVPFSVTCTTPTETPSGGASASASGSPGSSP; encoded by the coding sequence GTGTCCGGAGAACCGGGCCGCGACCGTGTGATCGCGGGCCGCTACCGTCTGCTGTCCCCGCTGGGCGAGGGGGGCATGGGCACCGTCTGGCGGGCCCGCGACGAGGTCCTGCACCGGGAGGTGGCCGTCAAGGAGGTGCGCGCCCCGGCCGGGCTGCCCGCCTTCGACGTCGAGCGGATGTACGCACGCCTGGAGCGGGAGGCGTGGGCGGCGGCCCGGGTCACGAACCGCAACGTGGTCACGGTGTACGACGTGGCGCTGGAAGGAGGCCGCCCGTGGATCGTGATGGAGCTGGTGCGCGGGCTGTCACTCGCCGACCAGTTGGAGGCGCAGGGCCCGATGCCGGCGCAGCGGGCCGCGTACATCGGGGCCGAGGTGCTGTCCGCGCTGCGGGCCGCACACGCCGCCGGGGTGCTGCACCGCGATGTCAAGCCGGCCAACGTACTGCTGGCGAACGACGGCCGGGTGGTGCTCACCGACTTCGGGATCGCCTCGGTCGAGGGCAGCTCGGCGATCACCATGACCGGCGAGGTGGTCGGCTCGCCCGAATTCCTCGCTCCGGAACGGGCGTTGGGGCAGACTCCGGGCCCCGCGTCGGACCTGTGGTCGCTGGGCGTGCTGCTGTACGCGGCCGTCGAGGGCGTCTCCCCGTTCCGGTACGACACCCCGCTCGGCACGCTGCGTGCCGTGGTGGACGAGGAGTTGCCGCCGGCGCGCCGGGCCGGACCGCTCGCTCCCGTCATCGAGGGGCTGCTGCGCAAGGACCCCGCCGAGCGGCTGGACGCCGAACGGGCGGAGCGGGAGCTGCGGATCGTCGCGGCCGGCGGTGCCCCCTCCGGGGAAGGCGCGCCCCGCGCGGACACTCAGCCGTGGCGGTCCGCGTACGCCGCGCAGGTCGCGGGCCAGGAGCCGTGGTCGCCCCGACCACCGTCCGCCACGCCGCCGCTGCCGCAGCCCGCCGGCCCTGCGTCCGATCCCGCCTCCACCCGCTCCGACCCTCCCGGGCGCGGGCGCGGGGCCGTGGTGGCGCTGGTGGCGGGCCTGCTCGCGCTCGTGCTCGCGCTGGCGGGGCTGACGTACGCGCTGATGCACCGCACCAGCGGGAACGACCAGGCGGGGGGCGGTCCGAGCACCGCGAAGACGTCCTCCCACCCGCCCCGCGACGCCACCGACTCGGGCACCGGAAGCCCGTCGGCCTCACAGAGCAGTACGTCGTCCTCGACCCGGCCCGCCCAGTCGGTGCAGGTCACCCTGACCGGAGCAAACACGGCGTACTCCGGGCCCTGTCCGCCGCCGAGTGCGCGGGCGCCCGCGTTCACGGCGACGTTCACGGTGGGGCGGGTACCGGCGCAGGTGGAGTACCGGTGGGTGCTCACGCACGGGTCGGTGGCGGACCCCGGCTGGCAGACGCTGTCGTTCGCGGCCGATGACGCCCGGACGCAGCGGGTACGGGTGACCGTGAGCGCCTACCCGGGAAGCACCGGCAGCGCGACGGTCGGGAACGCGATCAGCGTCGAGGTGCGCGCCCCGGTGCGGACGGCGTCGGATCCGGTGCCGTTCTCGGTGACCTGTACGACGCCGACGGAGACCCCGTCGGGCGGGGCCTCCGCTTCGGCGTCGGGCTCGCCGGGAAGTTCACCCTGA
- a CDS encoding SGNH/GDSL hydrolase family protein, whose product MSRFRLTGYVTSLLLAVGLGIGGAATAQASTAATGGYVALGDSYSSGVGAGSYISSSGSCDRSTNAYPYLWNAAHSPSSFAFNACSGATTDDVISNQLGSLSSSTSLVSLTIGGNDAGFSDVMTTCVLQSDSDCISRINTAKAYVDSTLPGKLDNVYNAISAKAPGARVVVLSYPRFYLLGQTCLGLSDTKRSAINGAADYMDAAIQQRAAAHGFVFADIRSAFSTHEICSGDSWLHSVNWLDISESYHPTAAGHSGGYLPVFTNNA is encoded by the coding sequence ATGAGTCGTTTCAGACTTACCGGATATGTGACCTCACTCCTCCTCGCCGTCGGCCTCGGAATCGGCGGAGCCGCCACGGCACAGGCCTCGACAGCAGCAACGGGCGGTTATGTGGCGCTCGGTGACTCCTACTCCTCCGGAGTGGGAGCCGGCAGCTACATCAGCTCGAGCGGTAGCTGCGACCGCAGCACCAACGCGTACCCGTACCTGTGGAACGCCGCCCACTCCCCGTCGTCGTTCGCCTTCAACGCCTGCTCGGGCGCCACCACGGACGACGTGATCAGCAACCAGCTCGGCTCGCTCAGCTCCAGCACCTCGCTGGTGTCCCTCACCATCGGCGGCAACGACGCCGGATTCTCCGACGTCATGACGACCTGTGTGCTGCAGTCCGACAGCGACTGCATCAGCCGGATCAACACCGCCAAGGCGTACGTCGACTCCACGCTCCCCGGCAAGCTCGACAACGTCTACAACGCGATCAGCGCCAAGGCCCCGGGCGCCCGGGTGGTCGTGCTCAGCTACCCCCGCTTCTACCTGCTCGGCCAGACCTGCCTCGGGCTCTCCGACACCAAGCGGTCCGCGATCAACGGCGCGGCCGACTACATGGACGCGGCCATCCAGCAGCGCGCCGCGGCCCACGGCTTCGTCTTCGCCGACATCCGCTCCGCCTTCTCCACCCACGAGATCTGCTCCGGCGACTCGTGGCTGCACAGCGTGAACTGGCTCGACATCAGCGAGTCGTACCACCCCACCGCGGCCGGCCACTCCGGCGGCTACCTGCCCGTGTTCACGAACAACGCGTAA